The following coding sequences lie in one Silene latifolia isolate original U9 population chromosome 5, ASM4854445v1, whole genome shotgun sequence genomic window:
- the LOC141655582 gene encoding uncharacterized protein LOC141655582, with translation MTDPDSPDLWETFDNNSIDYNSLFETTIDFEICDDAFSWANKVVFENGFALVKANNEAKNRKKNGLLPSYFRFKRHGLSKQSDDLEKPRRSQKCSCKFRIRAVQNFVSNNDQVTIVWNIVTSEGGGLHNHNVAVYKDGNRYFAGLDAEDKAYVRQQTMVGVLPRDIKNGLHLKTIEKPQPSSTQLYNEMRKIRKEVRGKRNTAQQMLALAVEAKYVHWHEIDSESKEMTHIFMAHPDSLKLFWAYPYVVIMDSTYKTTLTRIHSLRWLVSHPLDRPS, from the exons atgACGGATCCCGACTCACCG GATTTGTGGGAGacttttgacaataattcaattgATTACAACTCGTTGTTCGAGACTACTAtagatttcgaaatatgtgacGATGCTTTTAGTTGGGCTAATAAAGTCGTATTCGAGAATGGGTTTGCTTTGGTTAAAGCTAATAACGAAGCTAAAAACAGAAAAAAGAACGGGTTATTGCCAAGTTATTTTCGATTTAAAAGACATGGGTTATCAAAACAATCGGATGATCTTGAAAAACCAAGGAGGTCGCAGAAGTGTTCATGCAAGTTTCGTATTCGTGCCGTTCAAAATTTCGTGTCTAACAATGATCAAGTGACGATAGTGTGGAACATTGTAACCTCCGAGGGTGGTGGACTACATAACCACAATGTAGCCGTTTATAAGGACGGGAATCGGTACTTTGCGGGATTGGACGCGGAAGATAAGGCATATGTTAGGCAACAAACAATGGTCGGCGTTCTACCGAGGGATATTAAAAATGGTCTTCATTTGAAAACCATCGAAAAACCTCAACCGTCAAGCACCCAACTATATAATGAAATGAGGAAAATTAGGAAAGAAGTTAGAGGTAAAAGAAACACCGCTCAGCAAATGTTGGCACTAGCGGTAGAAGCGAAATACGTCCATTGGCATGAGATTGATTCCGAGTCAAAAGAGATGACTCACATTTTCATGGCACATCCTGATTCTTTGAAGCTGTTCTGGGCTTATCCTTACGTTGTTATCATGGATTCGACTTATAAAACAACACTTACAAGAATCCACTCATTGAGATGGTTGGTGTCACACCCACTGGATCGTCCTTCTTAA